One window of the Clarias gariepinus isolate MV-2021 ecotype Netherlands unplaced genomic scaffold, CGAR_prim_01v2 scaffold_31, whole genome shotgun sequence genome contains the following:
- the LOC128517012 gene encoding putative C-type lectin domain family 20 member A codes for MVAKSWYDAQSYCRLHYTDLASIKNTAENSFIGGLSGGCNWFGLGRDPWKWSDQTTDVSMITWLPGDKNDYLQNKSCGYFSNNQATVAQCSDKMPFYCYEFSKQEQIIRVKVNSSQDVNDPAIMAAFLEKIQHKLEDYGTGNITVKWREQPDGVVFHKENKHNPVVVNNTPGSCIL; via the exons ATGGTGGCTAAGTCATGGTATGATGCTCAGAGCTACTGTAGGCTGCATTACACAGACCTGGCCAGCATCAAAAACACAGCAGAAAACTCATTTATAGGGGGACTGTCTGGGGGTTGCAATTGGTTTGGCCTTGGCAGAGACCCTTGGAAATGGTCAGACCAAACCACAGATGTGTCCATGATTACATGGTTACCAGGAGACAAGAATGATTATTTGCAGAATAAAAGTTGTGGCTATTTTTCTAACAATCAGGCTACTGTAGCACAGTGCTCAGACAAAATGCCCTTCTACTGTTATG AATTCTCAAAACAGGAGCAGATCATTAGAGTGAAGGTTAATTCCAGTCAGGATGTGAATGATCCTGCAATAATGGCAGCCTTCTTGGAGAAG ATTCAGCATAAACTGGAGGATTATGGAACTGGGAACATTACTGTGAAATGGAGAGAGCAACCAGATGGAGTGGTGTTtcacaaagaaaacaaacataatCCTGTAGTTGTGAATAATACTCCGGGGTCTTGTATTCTCTAA